In one window of Protaetiibacter larvae DNA:
- a CDS encoding aliphatic sulfonate ABC transporter substrate-binding protein — translation MKKSILAAAAAATAAALALTGCVAGEGAPVEADAAAGSTGWSASVLNIDFATYNPLSLIIKDQGWLEAALGDEVTVNWVQSAGSNKANEALRAGAIDVGSTAGSAALLARSNGSPIQVIDIYSQPNWAALLVPSSSSISSVEELRGTHIAATKGTDPYFFLLQSLAEAGVGLDEVTVENLQHADGKAAIEAGAVDAWSGLDPLLSTSVESGATKIIYDNIDFNSYGFLNATESFLTKSPDLAQLVVNAYEKARAWAQENPEETAAILAEVAGIDIAVATAVIADRTNLGVDPVPGQAQLDVLSVIGPIFVESGDVADQASIDKALSTLLEPSYAEKADPRAL, via the coding sequence ATGAAGAAGAGCATCCTGGCCGCCGCCGCGGCCGCTACCGCCGCAGCGCTCGCGCTGACCGGCTGCGTCGCCGGAGAGGGCGCGCCCGTCGAGGCCGACGCCGCTGCGGGGAGCACCGGCTGGAGCGCTTCGGTGCTCAACATCGACTTCGCGACCTACAACCCGCTGAGCCTCATCATCAAGGACCAGGGCTGGCTCGAGGCGGCGCTCGGCGACGAGGTGACCGTCAACTGGGTGCAGTCGGCCGGCTCCAACAAGGCCAACGAAGCGCTCCGTGCCGGTGCCATCGACGTCGGGTCGACCGCCGGCTCGGCGGCGCTGCTCGCGCGTTCGAACGGCTCGCCCATCCAGGTGATCGACATCTACAGCCAGCCGAACTGGGCCGCACTCCTCGTGCCGTCGAGCTCATCGATCTCCTCCGTCGAGGAGCTGCGCGGCACGCACATCGCCGCGACCAAGGGCACCGACCCCTACTTCTTCCTGCTCCAGTCGCTCGCCGAGGCGGGCGTCGGGCTCGACGAGGTGACGGTCGAGAACCTCCAGCACGCCGACGGCAAAGCCGCGATCGAAGCGGGCGCCGTCGACGCGTGGTCGGGGCTCGACCCGCTGCTGTCGACGAGCGTCGAGTCGGGTGCGACGAAGATCATCTACGACAACATCGACTTCAACAGCTACGGCTTCCTCAACGCCACCGAGTCGTTCCTCACGAAGAGCCCCGACCTTGCGCAGCTCGTCGTGAACGCCTACGAGAAGGCGCGCGCCTGGGCCCAGGAGAACCCCGAGGAGACCGCGGCGATCCTCGCCGAGGTCGCGGGCATCGACATCGCCGTCGCGACCGCGGTGATCGCCGACCGCACGAACCTCGGCGTCGACCCGGTCCCGGGGCAGGCCCAGCTCGATGTGCTGTCGGTGATCGGCCCGATCTTCGTGGAGAGCGGCGACGTCGCCGACCAGGCGTCCATCGACAAGGCGCTCTCGACCCTGCTCGAGCCCTCGTACGCCGAGAAGGCCGACCCCAGGGCGCTCTGA
- a CDS encoding ABC transporter ATP-binding protein codes for MTIADVSVAPALPVRVRDVVRRFPSPDGADRIVLRGIDLEIGAGEIVALLGPSGCGKSTLLRLVSGLDRADAGEVAIDGEAVAPVDQRCAVAFQEPRLLPWRTIERNVELGLPRGTDRRAGRERVAELLRLVQLDHARALRPRQVSGGMAQRTSLARALARNPGVLLLDEPFGALDALTRLTMQDLLLEVHAAEPATILLVTHDVDEALQLADRIVLLGADGGEPGATIRRVLEVDKPRPRDRTDAELADVRAELLTLLGVDTHHP; via the coding sequence GTGACCATCGCCGACGTCTCCGTTGCGCCCGCGCTGCCGGTGCGCGTCCGGGATGTCGTACGTCGATTCCCCAGCCCGGATGGCGCGGATCGGATCGTGCTCCGCGGCATCGACCTCGAGATCGGCGCGGGGGAGATCGTGGCGCTGCTCGGCCCCTCCGGCTGCGGCAAGTCGACGCTGCTCCGGCTCGTGTCGGGCCTGGATCGTGCGGACGCAGGCGAGGTCGCGATCGACGGGGAAGCCGTGGCGCCGGTCGACCAGCGTTGCGCGGTCGCCTTCCAGGAGCCGCGGCTGCTGCCCTGGCGCACGATCGAACGCAATGTGGAGCTCGGTCTGCCCCGCGGCACCGATCGACGGGCGGGACGCGAGCGGGTGGCCGAACTGTTGCGTCTGGTCCAACTGGACCACGCGCGTGCTCTGCGCCCGCGTCAGGTGTCCGGAGGCATGGCGCAGCGCACATCCCTGGCGCGCGCGCTCGCCCGCAACCCCGGCGTGCTGCTGCTCGACGAGCCGTTCGGCGCTCTCGACGCGCTCACCCGACTGACGATGCAGGATCTGCTCCTCGAGGTGCACGCCGCCGAGCCCGCCACGATCCTGCTCGTGACCCACGATGTCGACGAGGCCCTTCAGCTGGCCGACCGGATCGTCCTCCTGGGCGCCGATGGCGGCGAACCGGGTGCCACGATCCGCCGGGTGCTCGAGGTCGACAAGCCCCGCCCGCGCGATCGCACCGACGCCGAGCTGGCCGACGTGCGCGCCGAGCTCCTGACGCTGCTCGGCGTCGACACGCACCACCCCTGA
- the nusB gene encoding transcription antitermination factor NusB, producing MSSRTKARKRALDILYGADLRERPLADALAEEALRATQQPQREGSWPYAREIASGVDEHRAELDALIAEHAHGWTLERMPVLDRAIIRLGAWEILFNDEVPEGVAIAEAVQLASELSTDDSAGFVNGVLSAIAHSR from the coding sequence GTGAGCTCCCGCACCAAGGCCCGCAAACGGGCCCTCGACATCCTGTACGGGGCCGACCTGCGCGAGCGCCCGCTCGCGGACGCCCTCGCCGAGGAGGCGCTGCGCGCCACCCAGCAGCCGCAGCGCGAAGGCTCCTGGCCGTACGCGCGTGAGATCGCGAGCGGCGTCGACGAGCATCGGGCGGAGCTCGACGCGCTCATCGCCGAGCACGCCCACGGTTGGACTCTGGAGCGGATGCCCGTGCTCGACCGGGCGATCATCCGCCTCGGCGCGTGGGAGATCCTCTTCAACGACGAGGTTCCCGAAGGCGTCGCCATCGCGGAGGCCGTGCAGCTGGCATCCGAGCTCAGCACCGACGATTCGGCCGGCTTCGTGAACGGCGTGCTGTCGGCGATCGCACACAGCCGCTGA
- the efp gene encoding elongation factor P, which produces MATTNDIKNGSVLNIDGQLWNVVEFQHVKPGKGGAFVRTKLKNVVSGKVVDRTFNAGTKIDFATVDRRDFQYLYRDGDGFVFMDTDDYDQITVSPVVVGDAANFMLENQNVQIAIHEGEALYVELPTSVILEVTYTEPGLQGDRSSAGTKPATVETGYEIQVPLFLEQGTKIKVDTRDGSYLGRV; this is translated from the coding sequence ATGGCCACGACGAACGACATCAAGAACGGCAGCGTCCTCAACATCGACGGACAGCTCTGGAACGTGGTCGAATTCCAGCACGTCAAGCCCGGCAAGGGCGGCGCCTTCGTGCGCACCAAGCTCAAGAACGTCGTCTCGGGCAAGGTCGTGGACCGCACCTTCAACGCGGGCACCAAGATCGACTTCGCGACCGTCGACCGCCGCGACTTCCAGTACCTGTACCGCGACGGCGACGGCTTCGTGTTCATGGACACCGACGACTACGACCAGATCACGGTCTCGCCGGTGGTCGTGGGCGACGCCGCGAACTTCATGCTCGAGAACCAGAACGTGCAGATCGCGATCCACGAGGGCGAGGCGCTCTACGTGGAGCTGCCGACCTCGGTGATCCTCGAGGTCACCTACACCGAGCCGGGCCTCCAGGGCGACCGCTCGAGCGCCGGGACGAAGCCCGCGACCGTCGAGACCGGCTACGAGATCCAGGTTCCGCTGTTCCTTGAGCAGGGCACCAAGATCAAGGTCGACACGCGCGACGGCTCGTACCTCGGCCGCGTCTGA
- the aroQ gene encoding type II 3-dehydroquinate dehydratase, with translation MPRVLVLNGPNLGRLGSREPDVYGSQDLAALRTLLAAEAGDDVEVEVRQTDDEAELIHWLHEAVDAATPVILNPAAFTHYSYGLRDAAALVTKAGIPLVEVHISNPHAREEFRHRSVISGIATGVIAGFGFDSYVLALDAVRRATPTG, from the coding sequence ATGCCTCGCGTGCTCGTGCTCAATGGACCCAACCTCGGACGGTTGGGGAGCCGGGAGCCAGACGTCTACGGCTCTCAGGACCTCGCCGCGCTGCGCACCCTGCTCGCGGCGGAGGCGGGCGACGACGTCGAGGTGGAGGTGCGGCAGACGGACGACGAGGCGGAGCTCATCCACTGGCTGCACGAGGCCGTGGATGCCGCGACGCCCGTGATCCTCAACCCCGCGGCGTTCACCCACTACAGCTACGGGCTGCGCGATGCGGCGGCGCTCGTGACCAAGGCGGGCATCCCGCTCGTCGAGGTGCACATCTCGAACCCGCATGCGCGCGAGGAGTTCCGGCACCGCAGCGTCATCTCGGGGATCGCGACCGGGGTCATCGCGGGCTTCGGCTTCGATTCCTACGTGCTCGCCCTCGACGCGGTTCGCCGCGCCACCCCCACGGGGTGA
- the aroB gene encoding 3-dehydroquinate synthase produces MSEETTVIPVRGTDGMRDYEVLVGRGLLGRLAEHLGPRVAKILIIHAPTLAARAEALREELSDRYQVLLAEVPDAEGAKRVEVAAFCWQILGQTDFTRSDAIVGLGGGATTDLAGFVAATWLRGVDVIQIPTTVLGMVDAAVGGKTGINTAEGKNLVGAFWAPRVVLCELELLDTLPRNEILAGYAEVVKAGFIWFPEILDIVEADPVRATDPATPEFRRALELAIRMKAHVVGEDFTEQGLREILNYGHTLGHAIEHAERYQWRHGAAISIGMMFAAQLSLLTRSLSEADVERHRRILDSLDLPTSYPAGRWPTLLASMRRDKKARGALMRFIVLDGIGRATVLQGPEEQLLFAAYQEIAS; encoded by the coding sequence ATGAGCGAGGAGACGACCGTCATCCCGGTGCGCGGCACCGACGGGATGCGCGACTACGAGGTCCTCGTCGGACGCGGCCTCCTCGGGCGGCTCGCCGAGCACCTCGGGCCACGCGTCGCGAAGATCCTCATCATCCACGCGCCCACCCTCGCCGCCCGGGCCGAGGCGCTCCGCGAAGAGCTCTCGGACCGCTACCAGGTGCTGCTGGCCGAGGTGCCGGATGCCGAGGGCGCCAAGCGCGTCGAGGTCGCCGCGTTCTGCTGGCAGATCCTCGGGCAGACCGACTTCACCCGCAGCGACGCCATCGTCGGGCTCGGCGGGGGAGCGACCACCGACCTCGCAGGCTTCGTCGCGGCGACCTGGTTGCGCGGCGTCGATGTCATCCAGATCCCGACGACGGTGCTCGGCATGGTGGATGCCGCGGTCGGCGGCAAGACCGGCATCAACACGGCAGAAGGCAAGAACCTGGTCGGAGCCTTCTGGGCTCCGCGCGTCGTGCTGTGCGAGCTGGAGCTGCTCGACACCCTGCCGCGCAACGAGATCCTCGCCGGCTACGCCGAGGTCGTGAAGGCCGGGTTCATCTGGTTCCCGGAGATCCTCGACATCGTCGAGGCCGATCCGGTGCGCGCCACCGACCCCGCGACGCCCGAGTTCCGCCGCGCGCTCGAGCTCGCGATCCGGATGAAGGCGCACGTCGTGGGGGAGGACTTCACGGAGCAGGGGCTGCGCGAGATCCTCAACTACGGGCACACCCTCGGCCACGCGATCGAGCACGCCGAGCGCTACCAGTGGCGGCACGGCGCCGCCATCTCGATCGGCATGATGTTCGCGGCCCAGCTGTCGTTGCTCACCCGATCCCTCAGCGAGGCGGATGTCGAACGCCATCGCCGCATCCTCGACTCGCTCGACCTGCCCACGAGCTATCCGGCGGGCCGCTGGCCCACCCTGCTCGCCTCGATGCGGCGTGACAAGAAGGCGCGCGGCGCCCTCATGCGCTTCATCGTGCTCGACGGCATCGGGCGCGCGACCGTGCTGCAGGGCCCCGAGGAGCAGCTGCTCTTCGCCGCGTACCAGGAGATCGCGAGCTGA
- a CDS encoding shikimate kinase, translated as MSGPVAVFIGPMGAGKTRIGRRVARELGVPFTDTDKVIVAAHGPIAALFDSHGEPHFRALERAAVRDALAGEGVVSLGGGAVLDPETRTALAAHPVVYLSVTADAVADRLADGKRPLVRGGIEDWQRIYDARRPIYEELATLELSTAHRADRDIAQDVLNWLEAR; from the coding sequence ATGAGCGGTCCTGTCGCGGTCTTCATCGGCCCCATGGGCGCGGGGAAGACCCGCATCGGACGACGCGTCGCGCGCGAGCTCGGCGTGCCGTTCACCGACACGGACAAGGTCATCGTGGCCGCGCACGGCCCCATCGCGGCCCTGTTCGACAGCCACGGGGAACCGCATTTCCGCGCCCTCGAGCGCGCCGCCGTGCGCGACGCCCTCGCCGGCGAGGGGGTCGTGTCGCTCGGGGGCGGCGCGGTGCTCGACCCCGAGACGCGGACCGCACTCGCGGCGCATCCCGTGGTGTACCTCTCGGTGACGGCCGACGCCGTCGCCGACCGCCTCGCGGACGGCAAACGCCCGCTCGTCCGGGGCGGCATCGAGGACTGGCAGCGCATCTACGACGCGCGGCGCCCGATCTACGAGGAGCTCGCGACCCTCGAGCTCTCCACCGCGCACCGTGCCGACCGCGACATCGCGCAGGACGTGCTGAACTGGCTGGAGGCCCGATGA
- the aroC gene encoding chorismate synthase encodes MLRWLTAGESHGPELVAILEGLPADVPILPEQIQADLQRRTLGYGRGARMKFEQDELTISGGIRFGRTMGSPVALRIGNTEWPRWVEVMSPVPVDPETLPKGRGAALTRPRPGHADLVGMQKYDFPEARNVLERASARETAARVALGAVARAFLGELGIRLVSHTLSIETVRVPEQSPLPTPDDVDALDADLLRCFDPATSARMVERIDRAHDDGDTLGGVVEVLAYGVPPGLGSYAQWDRRLDAQLAAALMGIQAIKGVEVGDGFETTRRPGSQAHDELVAHGGVIRRESDKAGGTEGGMSTGTILRVRAGMKPIATVPHALRTVDVATGEAAQAHHQRSDVCAVPAAGVVAEAMVALVLANAVLEKFGGDSVGETRRNLEAYLAAIPDALRTGGVTA; translated from the coding sequence ATGCTGCGTTGGTTGACGGCCGGTGAGTCGCACGGACCCGAACTGGTGGCGATCCTCGAGGGGCTCCCGGCCGATGTGCCGATCCTTCCCGAGCAGATCCAGGCCGACCTGCAACGGCGCACCCTCGGCTACGGCCGCGGCGCCCGCATGAAGTTCGAGCAGGACGAGCTGACGATCTCGGGCGGCATCCGCTTCGGGCGCACGATGGGCAGTCCGGTCGCGTTGCGGATCGGCAACACCGAGTGGCCCCGCTGGGTCGAGGTCATGTCACCCGTCCCGGTCGACCCGGAGACGCTTCCCAAGGGTCGCGGAGCGGCCCTCACGAGGCCGCGCCCGGGCCACGCCGACCTCGTCGGCATGCAGAAGTACGACTTCCCCGAGGCGCGGAACGTGCTCGAGCGCGCGAGCGCCCGCGAGACGGCGGCACGGGTCGCGCTCGGCGCCGTCGCACGCGCCTTCCTCGGCGAGCTCGGCATCCGGCTCGTCTCGCACACCCTCTCGATCGAGACCGTGCGGGTGCCCGAGCAGTCGCCGTTGCCGACCCCCGACGACGTCGACGCGCTCGACGCCGACCTGCTGCGCTGCTTCGACCCCGCCACCTCCGCACGGATGGTCGAGCGGATCGACCGCGCCCACGACGACGGGGACACCCTCGGCGGGGTCGTCGAGGTGCTCGCCTACGGCGTGCCCCCGGGGCTCGGCAGCTACGCGCAATGGGATCGTCGCCTCGACGCGCAGCTCGCCGCCGCGCTCATGGGCATCCAGGCGATCAAGGGCGTCGAGGTCGGCGACGGCTTCGAGACGACGCGTCGACCCGGATCGCAGGCGCACGACGAGCTCGTGGCCCACGGCGGCGTCATCCGCCGCGAGTCCGACAAGGCGGGGGGCACCGAGGGAGGCATGTCGACCGGCACCATCCTGCGCGTGCGCGCGGGGATGAAGCCCATCGCGACCGTGCCCCACGCGCTCCGCACGGTCGACGTCGCCACGGGGGAGGCAGCCCAGGCGCACCACCAGCGCTCCGACGTGTGCGCGGTGCCGGCCGCGGGCGTCGTCGCCGAGGCGATGGTCGCGCTCGTGCTCGCGAACGCCGTGCTCGAGAAGTTCGGCGGAGACTCGGTGGGCGAGACCCGTCGCAACCTCGAGGCCTACCTCGCGGCGATCCCCGACGCCCTCCGCACCGGCGGCGTCACGGCATGA
- a CDS encoding shikimate dehydrogenase family protein: MAEPPVHRLAVLGSPIAHSRSPQLQLAAYRVLGLPWSYERVEVTEAGLAPFLGGLDASWRGLSLTMPLKRRVPGLVPEVDPVAARTAQANTILLDAGRPVRAFNTDVHGIVAAFAEAGVRSADEATVIGGGATAESAVVALQQLGARVTLAVRDPAKAESTASFRGIRVVPLSEARDALAASRAVVSTIPPRAEFSLEVPALSEEQRLLDVAYDPWPSALGSRWQAAGGGVVHGVRMLLHQAVHQVRIFVGGDPELALPDEDAVIRAMSAAVE; this comes from the coding sequence GTGGCTGAGCCGCCGGTGCACCGGCTCGCGGTGCTCGGCTCGCCGATCGCCCACTCGCGGTCGCCGCAGCTGCAGCTCGCGGCCTATCGCGTGCTCGGACTGCCGTGGAGCTACGAACGCGTCGAGGTGACCGAGGCGGGTCTCGCGCCGTTCCTCGGCGGGCTCGACGCCTCCTGGCGCGGGCTCTCGCTCACCATGCCGCTCAAGCGCAGGGTTCCGGGGTTGGTGCCCGAGGTCGACCCGGTCGCGGCACGCACGGCGCAGGCCAACACGATCCTGCTCGACGCGGGTCGCCCCGTCCGCGCCTTCAACACCGATGTGCACGGCATCGTGGCGGCGTTCGCGGAGGCGGGGGTCCGCTCGGCGGACGAGGCGACCGTGATCGGCGGGGGTGCGACCGCGGAGAGCGCGGTGGTGGCGCTGCAGCAGCTGGGCGCGCGCGTCACCCTCGCCGTGCGCGATCCGGCGAAGGCGGAGAGCACCGCGAGCTTCCGCGGCATCCGGGTCGTGCCGCTCTCCGAGGCGCGGGATGCGCTCGCGGCGAGCCGCGCCGTGGTCAGCACGATCCCGCCGCGTGCCGAGTTCAGCCTGGAGGTTCCGGCGCTGTCGGAGGAACAGCGACTGCTCGACGTGGCTTACGACCCGTGGCCGTCGGCGCTCGGGTCTCGCTGGCAGGCGGCGGGCGGCGGCGTCGTGCACGGGGTGCGGATGCTGCTGCACCAGGCCGTGCACCAGGTGCGGATCTTCGTGGGCGGCGACCCGGAGCTCGCCCTGCCCGACGAGGACGCCGTCATCCGGGCGATGAGCGCCGCTGTGGAATGA
- the mltG gene encoding endolytic transglycosylase MltG — MVPDPDWDDIFRPATQPTTTVTDPARTATPSPELSSRRALREAQQDSSRGPSRRPAGAPRKRRRSRKWIGWLIATIVIVGLVAGAGVTVWTLFEDRIRAVLGIADPIDYSGTGNGTEVTIVIESGDIGSDIATKLHDAGVTMTFDAFYQLLLANPDVTFEPGNFRLQQQMSAAAALAALQDPANKIVNQVTIPEGVTAQSALELIASATSIPVADLQAEAANFAQFGVPANAKSIEGYLFPATYDFDPGITAVDAIRMLVDKMTETLDAAGVAPENRFTVLTMASIIQRESGPNAEDMPKIARVFQNRLDRGMHLQSDATIHYGLGDTSSVWTTQEQRDDASNPWNTYANPGLPVGPIGLPGAAAIDAAVHPADGGWLYFVTVNLKTGETVFSNTLAEHERAADQLYAWCKESDENAAYCG, encoded by the coding sequence GTGGTTCCTGACCCGGACTGGGACGACATCTTCCGTCCCGCGACGCAGCCGACGACGACGGTGACCGATCCCGCGCGCACCGCGACGCCGTCGCCCGAGCTCAGCTCGCGTCGCGCCCTGCGCGAGGCGCAGCAGGACAGCTCGCGCGGACCGTCGCGGCGTCCCGCGGGGGCACCGCGCAAGCGGCGCCGTTCGCGGAAGTGGATCGGCTGGCTCATCGCGACGATCGTGATCGTCGGCCTCGTGGCGGGCGCCGGCGTGACCGTGTGGACGCTCTTCGAGGATCGCATCCGCGCCGTGCTCGGCATCGCCGACCCCATCGACTACTCGGGCACCGGCAACGGCACCGAGGTGACGATCGTCATCGAATCGGGCGACATCGGCTCGGACATCGCCACCAAACTCCACGACGCCGGCGTCACCATGACCTTCGACGCCTTCTACCAGTTGCTGCTCGCGAACCCCGACGTCACCTTCGAGCCGGGCAACTTCCGGCTCCAGCAGCAGATGAGCGCGGCCGCCGCGCTGGCCGCCCTGCAGGATCCGGCGAACAAGATCGTCAACCAGGTGACGATCCCCGAGGGCGTCACGGCGCAGAGCGCGCTCGAGCTGATCGCCTCCGCGACGAGCATCCCGGTGGCGGACCTCCAGGCGGAGGCCGCCAACTTCGCGCAGTTCGGGGTGCCGGCGAACGCGAAGAGCATCGAAGGCTACCTGTTCCCGGCGACCTACGACTTCGACCCGGGTATCACCGCGGTCGACGCGATCAGGATGCTCGTCGACAAGATGACCGAGACCCTCGACGCGGCGGGCGTCGCGCCCGAGAACCGCTTCACGGTGCTCACGATGGCCTCGATCATCCAGCGCGAGTCCGGCCCCAACGCGGAGGACATGCCGAAGATCGCCCGCGTGTTCCAGAACCGCCTGGATCGCGGGATGCACCTGCAGTCCGACGCCACCATCCACTACGGCCTCGGCGACACCTCGAGTGTGTGGACCACGCAGGAGCAGCGCGACGACGCCTCCAACCCGTGGAACACCTACGCGAACCCCGGCCTGCCGGTCGGGCCGATCGGGCTGCCCGGTGCGGCCGCGATCGACGCCGCCGTGCACCCGGCGGACGGCGGATGGCTGTACTTCGTGACGGTGAACCTCAAGACCGGCGAGACGGTGTTCTCCAACACCCTCGCCGAGCACGAGAGGGCAGCCGACCAGCTCTACGCCTGGTGCAAGGAGAGCGACGAGAACGCCGCCTACTGTGGCTGA
- the ruvX gene encoding Holliday junction resolvase RuvX — MRRGVRIGVDVGRARVGVARCDPDGLLATPIETLARDDGTVRAVLAHAEELDATEFVVGLPLSLSGGDTPSTTDARLFADELAAASDRPVRLVDERLSTVTAHRQLQAGGRRAKGSRSVVDQVAAVIILQNALDSERASGRPPGSVVLRTKDPDSGS; from the coding sequence ATGCGACGCGGCGTCCGGATCGGCGTCGACGTCGGCCGCGCCCGCGTCGGGGTGGCCCGGTGCGACCCGGACGGCCTGCTCGCGACGCCGATCGAGACCCTCGCACGGGATGACGGCACCGTTCGCGCCGTGCTCGCGCACGCGGAGGAGCTCGACGCCACGGAGTTCGTGGTCGGACTCCCGCTCTCGCTGAGCGGCGGCGACACGCCCTCGACGACCGACGCGCGGCTGTTCGCCGACGAGCTCGCAGCGGCATCCGACCGGCCCGTCCGGCTCGTCGACGAGCGGCTCAGCACCGTCACCGCGCACCGGCAGCTCCAGGCCGGCGGCCGGCGCGCGAAGGGCTCGCGCTCCGTGGTCGACCAGGTGGCCGCTGTTATCATCCTTCAGAACGCCCTCGATTCCGAGCGGGCGTCGGGTCGTCCCCCGGGATCCGTCGTCCTCCGCACGAAAGATCCTGACAGTGGTTCCTGA